In Paramisgurnus dabryanus chromosome 14, PD_genome_1.1, whole genome shotgun sequence, one genomic interval encodes:
- the LOC135719138 gene encoding calcium/calmodulin-dependent protein kinase type IV isoform X2, which yields MKTVCGTPGYCAPEILRGNAYGPEVDMWSVGVILYILLCGFEPFFDPRGDQYMYSRILNCDYEFVSPWWDEVSLNAKDLVSKLIVLDPHKRLSVQQALEHPWVLGKAARFSHMDTTQRKLQEFNARRKLKAAMKAVVATSRMHEGSRRRTDSCEMPNSDKTCCQSNIQKENTMDSQKGPVPIKEDSEQVEDEAVQSSPSPPFHPCHKSKPATMPTRPPLIAEGHRQISVIPKAPVVRPRVPQKSFSVEPGGKCESSPVSTTPPSPKSLSNGFTIGLEAGGSTAECQ from the exons ATGAAGACAGTGTGTGGGACCCCTGGTTACTGCG CCCCTGAGATTCTCAGAGGAAACGCGTATGGTCCAGAGGTCGACATGTGGTCGGTGGGAGTCATCCTTTACATTCT GCTGTGTGGGTTTGAACCATTTTTCGATCCAAGGGGGGACCAGTACATGTACAGTCGCATTCTGAACTGCGACTATGAGTTTGTCTCCCCCTGGTGGGATGAAGTCTCCCTCAATGCAAAGGATTTG GTTAGTAAGCTCATAGTGTTGGACCCTCATAAACGTCTTTCAGTGCAGCAGGCCCTGGAGCACCCATGGGTGCTTGGAAAAGCAGCACGTTTCTCCCACATGGACACAACACAGAGGAAACTACAAGAATTCAATGCTCGACGCAAACTGAAG GCCGCTATGAAAGCTGTGGTCGCCACAAGCCGTATGCACGAGGGCTCGCGGCGGCGGACCGACAGTTGCGAGATGCCCAACTCGGACAAGACCTGTTGCCAGAGTAACATACAGAAGGAAAACACAATGGATTCCCAAAAAGGGCCTGTTCCCATCAAAGAAGACTCTGAGCAGGTTGAAGACGAAGCTGTCCAATCATCCCCAAGTCCTCCCTTCCACCCTTGCCATAAATCCAAACCTGCAACCATGCCCACCCGTCCGCCTCTCATAGCAGAGGGGCACAGGCAGATCTCCGTCATCCCAAAGGCTCCTGTGGTTCGGCCCAGAGTGCCCCAAAAGAGCTTCTCGGTGGAGCCTGGAGGTAAATGCGAGTCTTCACCAGTGAGCACCACCCCACCCAGTCCCAAGAGCCTCAGTAATGGTTTCACCATTGGTCTAGAGGCAGGTGGGAGTACAGCTGAATGTCAGTAA